From a single Syntrophorhabdaceae bacterium genomic region:
- a CDS encoding DegT/DnrJ/EryC1/StrS family aminotransferase, whose translation MLQAHRPSIGSEELEEVRKVFETGWLGMGLQVIEFENMIKDYLGARNAVAVNTGTTALHIALAAYGIGPGDEVITPSLTFCAGIQGVISLGATPVFCEVDPDTLNIDIADMERRVTPRTKAIMPVHYCGYPCDMDRLLGIAREKKIVVIEDAAHAFGSTYKDRKIGSIGDAACFSFDPIKNFTCGEGGAVVLSDDGIAEEIRRKRALGISKDSWQRQKKVQSWYYEVVTQGYRYHMSNINAAIGIAQLRKLDRFIARRKAIVKRYNDAFQEIGDIRMLKWELREMAPFMYILRVAGDRRDEMMDFLASKGVASGVHYIPNHLQPFFSKYSTELPATEKVWKEIITIPLFYDMTDDDVELVIRTVREFFGR comes from the coding sequence ATGTTGCAGGCACATAGACCATCTATCGGCAGCGAGGAGCTTGAAGAGGTCAGGAAGGTATTTGAGACGGGCTGGCTCGGAATGGGCTTGCAGGTGATAGAGTTTGAAAATATGATAAAGGACTATCTCGGTGCGCGTAACGCAGTGGCGGTAAATACAGGGACGACAGCCCTCCACATTGCGCTCGCCGCTTATGGGATAGGCCCCGGAGATGAGGTGATCACCCCTTCATTGACGTTTTGTGCCGGTATACAGGGCGTTATTTCCCTTGGCGCGACCCCGGTGTTTTGCGAGGTCGATCCCGACACGCTCAATATTGACATTGCCGATATGGAAAGAAGGGTAACGCCCAGGACAAAGGCGATCATGCCGGTCCATTATTGCGGGTATCCCTGCGATATGGACAGGCTCCTCGGGATCGCCAGGGAGAAGAAGATCGTTGTTATCGAAGACGCTGCACATGCCTTTGGCTCAACGTACAAAGACAGGAAGATCGGCAGCATCGGTGATGCAGCATGTTTCAGCTTTGACCCGATCAAGAATTTCACCTGTGGTGAGGGAGGCGCAGTAGTCTTAAGTGATGACGGAATCGCAGAGGAGATACGCAGGAAGAGGGCCCTTGGAATATCGAAGGATTCATGGCAGAGACAGAAAAAGGTCCAGAGCTGGTATTATGAGGTAGTAACGCAGGGATACCGTTACCATATGAGCAATATCAATGCCGCTATAGGGATCGCTCAACTCAGAAAACTCGACAGGTTCATAGCGAGAAGGAAAGCTATTGTAAAACGCTACAACGATGCCTTTCAGGAGATCGGGGATATCAGGATGCTCAAGTGGGAACTGCGGGAGATGGCCCCCTTTATGTACATACTCCGAGTTGCAGGCGACAGGAGGGACGAGATGATGGATTTCCTCGCCTCAAAAGGGGTGGCGAGCGGTGTCCACTACATACCGAATCATCTCCAGCCGTTTTTCAGCAAATATTCAACGGAACTTCCTGCAACGGAAAAGGTCTGGAAGGAGATCATCACCATTCCTCTCTTCTACGATATGACCGATGACGACGTGGAGCTTGTCATACGCACAGTCAGGGAATTCTTCGGCCGTTAA
- the kdsB gene encoding 3-deoxy-manno-octulosonate cytidylyltransferase yields the protein MKVVGMIPARLQSSRLPEKALIDIEGRPMVIHTCKRAQLSKRLDEVYLVTDNEKIRQAGEAHGVNVIMTGTHHRSGSDRLAEACAYVDCDIVVNVQGDEPLVDPEHIDAIVGPLLHDPEVMIAVGVTPYSKKNSSSDIKAVLDLDGNIMYCSRTDLPSDARTPVEKMLKMCFIVPFRKEFLLQYSGWEPTPLETIEYNEYLRVLEHGVKMRAVMIDDAKISVDTGEDLAIVRELMKHDTIKSRYM from the coding sequence ATGAAAGTAGTGGGTATGATCCCTGCACGGCTTCAGTCGAGCCGTCTTCCGGAGAAGGCGCTGATCGATATCGAAGGGCGGCCGATGGTTATCCATACCTGTAAAAGGGCACAGCTTTCGAAGAGGCTTGACGAGGTGTATCTTGTTACGGACAACGAGAAGATCAGACAGGCAGGAGAGGCGCATGGTGTCAATGTAATAATGACAGGGACACACCATAGGAGCGGTTCGGACAGGCTTGCCGAGGCGTGCGCATATGTTGATTGCGACATTGTCGTAAACGTCCAGGGAGATGAGCCCCTTGTTGATCCTGAGCATATTGATGCCATTGTGGGACCTCTGCTTCATGACCCGGAGGTAATGATAGCCGTCGGTGTAACGCCATACTCAAAAAAGAATAGTTCTTCGGACATCAAGGCGGTGCTGGACCTTGACGGAAACATCATGTACTGTTCAAGGACCGACCTGCCGAGTGATGCCAGGACCCCGGTAGAGAAGATGCTGAAGATGTGTTTTATCGTTCCCTTCAGAAAGGAGTTTTTGCTGCAATACTCGGGATGGGAGCCCACTCCTCTCGAGACAATAGAATATAATGAATATCTCAGGGTACTGGAGCATGGCGTAAAGATGCGTGCCGTTATGATCGATGACGCGAAGATAAGCGTCGATACCGGCGAAGACCTCGCCATCGTGAGAGAGCTTATGAAGCACGATACGATCAAGTCCAGGTACATGTAG
- a CDS encoding aldolase/citrate lyase family protein, with amino-acid sequence MKKKMSLKDSLKKGKVVYGPWCVIPSPSTINIIAATGIDFVIIDMEHGPQGFETVEDMIRSAEVEGCAAIVRVAKNDESLILSALDIGAAGVIVPHIESRQDAEEAISYAKYFPVGQRGFSPFTRAGGYSLHNVRNHAVKQNRKTMIILLLEGKGGIGNLDDILSIKDIRKKIDVIYIGAYDLSQAIGYPGQVDHPEVRKQLEVCIKKIRGKGIAAGGYVAKNDTDIQWMTKLGMQFITLMPDCTILFHAFESFYKIAFAKERK; translated from the coding sequence ATGAAGAAAAAAATGAGCCTTAAGGATTCTTTGAAAAAGGGGAAGGTCGTCTATGGTCCATGGTGCGTTATCCCGTCGCCGTCGACGATCAATATCATCGCTGCAACAGGGATCGATTTCGTTATCATCGACATGGAACACGGCCCCCAGGGCTTTGAAACCGTAGAGGACATGATAAGGTCAGCTGAGGTTGAGGGCTGCGCGGCGATCGTGCGCGTGGCGAAGAACGATGAGTCATTGATACTGAGCGCCCTCGATATAGGCGCCGCGGGCGTGATCGTCCCCCATATAGAATCAAGACAAGACGCTGAAGAGGCGATATCGTATGCCAAATATTTCCCCGTAGGACAGCGCGGCTTTTCACCCTTTACAAGGGCAGGGGGATATTCGCTCCACAATGTCAGAAACCATGCAGTTAAACAGAACAGGAAGACGATGATAATCCTTCTCCTTGAAGGAAAAGGCGGGATCGGCAACCTTGACGATATCCTGTCCATAAAAGATATCCGCAAAAAGATCGACGTTATCTATATTGGCGCATACGACCTGTCGCAGGCCATCGGTTATCCCGGGCAGGTGGACCATCCGGAGGTCAGAAAACAACTTGAGGTCTGTATTAAAAAGATAAGGGGAAAAGGGATCGCTGCCGGCGGTTATGTGGCAAAGAACGATACGGATATTCAATGGATGACCAAACTGGGGATGCAGTTCATCACATTGATGCCCGATTGCACGATCCTGTTCCATGCGTTTGAGTCTTTTTACAAAATCGCTTTCGCAAAAGAACGTAAATAG
- a CDS encoding HAD hydrolase-like protein: protein MADIRVNNEVIADIGLLIFDKDGTLMELHYYWTQMVGLRAALICENLKLDKDHLGKIAYLMGADLKTGRLRPDGPVGLKKREIVLQTVVDYLNNAGYNGVYDLCFNVFQQADDISSKNLQQFVRPIDGAERLLRNASRCGCKTAIATIDRRERAILAMKCLGFADIIDLVVGADDVSRPKPDPEQINFILNALAIDRSNAIMVGDAMTDVQMGVNAGLKVSIGVLTGLATKEQLKGITPYVVEDVSKIEIVN, encoded by the coding sequence ATGGCGGACATCAGGGTAAATAATGAAGTGATTGCGGATATAGGGTTACTTATCTTTGATAAGGACGGGACCTTGATGGAGCTCCACTATTACTGGACGCAGATGGTGGGCCTGCGGGCAGCGCTGATATGCGAAAACCTCAAGCTCGATAAAGATCATCTTGGGAAGATTGCGTATTTGATGGGGGCCGACCTGAAGACGGGTCGTTTGAGACCTGATGGTCCTGTGGGTCTGAAAAAACGCGAAATAGTGCTCCAGACTGTTGTGGATTACCTGAACAATGCCGGATACAACGGTGTCTACGATCTTTGCTTTAATGTCTTTCAGCAGGCCGACGACATCTCTTCAAAAAACCTTCAACAGTTTGTCAGGCCCATAGACGGCGCAGAAAGGCTTCTCCGGAATGCCTCTCGCTGTGGATGCAAAACGGCGATTGCGACGATTGACCGTCGGGAACGGGCAATACTCGCGATGAAATGCCTTGGCTTCGCAGACATAATTGATCTGGTTGTCGGGGCAGATGATGTCTCGCGGCCCAAGCCGGATCCCGAACAGATCAATTTTATCCTGAATGCCCTTGCAATAGACCGCAGCAATGCGATCATGGTCGGTGACGCGATGACAGATGTGCAGATGGGGGTCAACGCCGGCTTAAAGGTATCGATCGGCGTCCTGACAGGTCTTGCAACGAAGGAACAACTGAAAGGCATCACCCCTTATGTTGTCGAAGACGTTTCGAAGATAGAGATAGTAAATTAA
- a CDS encoding 4Fe-4S binding protein, which yields MSMNNERYDILKNIFREKKFFKLVCGAGNEDLTEVRRLATIYTLAGVSMHDLSANIDVVEAAKKGIERAYELAPMLGKKIEIRPYLNVSIGLKGDPHVRKATIDRNVCVECGECVKVCRQNAITEDYSVMEFKCIGCGDCEKVCPSDAIKYLHKLADFENILPECAKSGVETMELHAVTADDGAVMHDWMLLNKIITDNFISVCLDRSLLSNRHLIERIKRLYGITGGRMIVQADGVPMSGEGDDYNTTLQAIACADVVMKSGIPVIVLLSGGTNSKTGLLARQCGVNAHGVAIGSFARKIVKRYVTMEDFDSNIDIMKEAISIAEQLVISNIEAINGGHQGK from the coding sequence ATGAGCATGAACAATGAACGCTATGATATTTTAAAAAATATTTTCCGTGAAAAGAAATTCTTTAAACTTGTCTGCGGCGCAGGGAACGAGGACCTCACGGAGGTGAGGAGGCTTGCAACGATATATACGCTCGCCGGTGTGTCAATGCACGACCTGTCTGCGAACATTGACGTTGTTGAAGCCGCGAAGAAGGGTATTGAAAGGGCTTACGAACTTGCACCTATGCTGGGAAAAAAAATAGAGATAAGACCATACCTGAATGTCAGTATCGGTTTGAAGGGTGATCCGCACGTTCGTAAGGCGACGATCGACCGTAACGTTTGCGTGGAATGCGGCGAGTGCGTGAAGGTTTGCAGACAGAACGCTATTACAGAGGACTATTCGGTCATGGAGTTCAAGTGCATAGGGTGCGGAGATTGCGAGAAGGTCTGTCCCTCAGACGCGATCAAATATCTTCATAAACTTGCTGATTTTGAAAACATACTGCCGGAATGCGCGAAGAGCGGAGTGGAGACAATGGAGCTCCACGCGGTTACCGCCGATGATGGGGCGGTGATGCATGACTGGATGCTTTTGAACAAGATCATTACTGATAATTTTATCAGCGTCTGCCTCGACAGGTCGCTATTGTCAAACAGGCACCTCATCGAGAGGATCAAGCGATTATACGGTATAACAGGTGGCCGAATGATAGTGCAGGCAGACGGCGTACCTATGAGTGGAGAGGGCGACGACTACAATACGACCCTCCAGGCCATTGCATGTGCTGATGTTGTAATGAAAAGCGGCATCCCCGTTATCGTTCTTTTGTCAGGTGGAACAAACAGTAAAACAGGTCTGCTTGCAAGGCAGTGCGGCGTGAATGCCCACGGCGTTGCAATAGGGAGTTTTGCCAGAAAGATCGTAAAAAGATATGTGACAATGGAAGATTTTGATTCAAATATCGACATTATGAAGGAAGCGATATCGATCGCTGAACAATTGGTAATATCGAATATAGAGGCTATTAATGGCGGACATCAGGGTAAATAA
- a CDS encoding aldolase catalytic domain-containing protein, producing the protein MSLNYEILDCTIRDGGYLNNWRFDKRMVREVYRALSKAGIDIVEIGFRGTEKYFKRDQFGPWRFTDIDDLRDVVQGINGAKVAIMGDFGKLDTDDITDDYCQYVSLVRIAVHKDGAFNAIKQLEAIRKKGFLVSLQAMGITSYTRDEIRELVTVLKDSSIDYVYIADSYGSILPDQMRPLIEPFQELKHIKVGFHPHNGLQMAFANTLEAIKCGIDIVDSTIYGMGRGAGNLPTEVLLSYLQLSTTDKYNVIPVLHVIDRFFMNIDTDEPWGYQLPYMLSGIFQCHPYYPKTLVDYREYSMEDIWSALEIVKKINPVGFSKDILNDIIKSGMIGSTQHKSSTPSAPEKAVTPERSIDGGVPYKDRHAGREFLILANGPTLKEYRPRIEAFIKKHNPIILGANYISGFFTPHYHAFNNKKRFTDYVDTVEKDSILMIGENIPEEMVREYTARPYETLYFEDTLGDFGIVDGIIQSNCRTISVLLMGIAIVMGAERIFAVGLDGYIGADATGGFHFYDEKVEPEERDLVIERHRFNQLFLEQIDAYLIHQGKEGIHILTPTGYKAFFKGIENYI; encoded by the coding sequence ATGAGTCTGAACTATGAGATCTTAGACTGTACCATCCGCGACGGCGGGTACCTCAACAACTGGCGCTTCGATAAAAGGATGGTCCGCGAGGTCTACCGTGCCCTCTCGAAGGCAGGGATCGATATCGTAGAGATCGGCTTCCGCGGCACCGAGAAATATTTCAAAAGAGATCAGTTCGGCCCCTGGAGGTTTACCGATATCGATGACCTCAGGGATGTGGTGCAGGGGATAAACGGGGCAAAGGTCGCAATCATGGGCGATTTCGGCAAACTCGACACGGATGACATCACCGACGACTATTGCCAGTACGTGAGCCTCGTCAGGATTGCCGTCCACAAGGACGGTGCTTTCAATGCGATAAAACAGCTTGAGGCTATCCGGAAGAAAGGTTTTCTGGTTTCCCTCCAGGCCATGGGGATCACGAGCTATACACGAGACGAGATCAGGGAACTGGTCACCGTCCTCAAGGACTCATCCATCGATTACGTCTATATCGCCGACAGCTATGGTTCGATCCTGCCTGACCAGATGCGGCCCCTCATCGAGCCCTTCCAGGAACTGAAACACATCAAGGTGGGATTCCATCCTCATAACGGTCTCCAGATGGCATTTGCCAATACTCTGGAGGCGATCAAATGCGGCATTGACATCGTGGATTCGACGATATACGGGATGGGCAGGGGCGCAGGAAACCTCCCCACCGAGGTCCTTCTCTCTTACCTCCAGCTCTCGACGACCGACAAGTATAATGTGATCCCGGTCCTCCATGTCATCGACCGGTTTTTCATGAACATCGATACCGACGAGCCATGGGGATACCAGCTTCCCTATATGCTTTCCGGCATCTTCCAGTGCCATCCCTACTATCCGAAGACGCTTGTCGACTACCGCGAATATTCCATGGAAGACATATGGAGTGCCCTTGAGATCGTAAAGAAGATCAACCCCGTAGGTTTTTCAAAGGATATCCTCAACGACATAATCAAAAGCGGCATGATAGGGAGCACACAGCACAAAAGTTCAACACCCTCCGCACCCGAGAAGGCAGTAACCCCTGAACGGAGCATCGATGGGGGAGTCCCCTATAAGGACCGCCACGCGGGGAGGGAGTTTCTGATCCTTGCAAACGGCCCCACCCTGAAGGAGTATCGGCCCAGAATAGAGGCCTTTATCAAAAAACATAATCCCATCATCCTCGGCGCCAATTATATCTCCGGTTTTTTTACCCCTCATTACCATGCCTTCAACAACAAGAAGCGCTTCACCGACTACGTCGATACCGTCGAAAAGGACTCAATCCTTATGATAGGCGAAAACATCCCCGAGGAGATGGTACGCGAGTATACGGCACGCCCCTATGAGACCCTCTATTTTGAAGATACCCTCGGTGACTTCGGCATCGTCGACGGGATCATCCAGTCAAACTGCAGGACCATCTCTGTGCTCTTGATGGGCATCGCCATCGTCATGGGCGCAGAACGGATATTCGCCGTGGGCCTTGATGGGTACATCGGCGCAGATGCGACAGGCGGGTTCCACTTCTATGACGAGAAGGTGGAGCCTGAGGAAAGGGACCTCGTTATCGAGCGTCACCGCTTCAACCAGCTCTTTCTTGAACAAATCGATGCCTACCTGATCCACCAGGGGAAAGAGGGCATCCATATCCTCACCCCGACAGGGTATAAGGCGTTCTTTAAGGGGATAGAGAATTATATATGA
- a CDS encoding ABC transporter ATP-binding protein: protein MQKKQLSDIQIMVWFLRPYWLKALFVFLLLFIYALLETLSVGALYPFLSRILSKTGSAAQYGGKILEYLDSASSFLPVSDALVAASLLLLILIILSRIFGIISESAALWYHLQLYTDLQNRIFRKILLNQYSYFHTRKHGELMYIGREASGSVGEMFFYFPKAGVEFFRIAIITVLLLTISIKFTLLMYIVIAAFSVIVYVLSNKIINPSAQRAQIAYANITTLFSESISGIRQIKLFDNYRYWFEKLRKELTVARKQQFTYTAPAYFSSHLILSVGSLSTILAIIYAKLYMPDDFMKIFPIIIVYVGALMRLMPSVKEIAHQWMGLKGLAPRIRLTYETLADTEYDTDDGGKDFQGLTGEMKLSHVSFSYPTRANVLKDIDITIPRNRTIAIVGESGSGKSTLADLLLRLYGPSSGQVLVDGIDYQDYSRSSWLKHLSMVSQDTFIFHASVRDNIRIGKLDATEKEIIDAARIANAHQFIAELPERYDTIVGDRGITLSGGQCQRIAIARAVIKNPEILILDEATSSLDNISEKVIQDSLREVEKNRTTVIIAHRLSTIEHADRIFVMKQGEIVEEGTHTELLAKDGYYNALYQREKGEEKG from the coding sequence ATGCAGAAAAAACAACTGAGTGATATTCAGATCATGGTCTGGTTCCTGAGGCCCTATTGGCTCAAGGCCCTTTTTGTATTCCTGTTGCTTTTTATCTATGCCCTCCTGGAGACGCTCAGCGTTGGCGCCCTTTATCCCTTTCTGAGCAGGATCCTTTCAAAAACAGGCTCGGCAGCGCAGTACGGTGGGAAAATACTTGAATACCTCGATTCGGCTTCATCATTTCTCCCTGTCAGCGATGCGCTCGTCGCCGCGAGTTTACTGCTTCTTATATTGATCATATTGAGCCGGATATTCGGGATCATATCGGAAAGCGCTGCCCTCTGGTATCATCTGCAGCTTTACACTGATTTGCAGAACAGGATCTTCCGGAAGATATTGCTGAACCAGTATAGCTATTTCCACACCAGGAAGCACGGAGAGCTGATGTATATCGGCAGGGAGGCGTCGGGATCGGTGGGAGAGATGTTCTTTTACTTTCCCAAGGCCGGTGTGGAATTTTTCAGGATCGCGATCATAACAGTACTTCTGCTGACGATATCAATAAAATTTACCCTCCTTATGTACATCGTTATTGCCGCATTCAGCGTGATCGTCTATGTGCTTTCCAACAAGATCATCAATCCTTCCGCTCAAAGAGCGCAGATAGCGTATGCGAATATCACGACGCTATTTTCAGAATCGATCTCAGGGATAAGGCAGATAAAACTCTTCGACAATTACAGGTACTGGTTTGAGAAACTGAGGAAAGAGTTGACCGTTGCAAGGAAACAGCAATTTACCTATACTGCACCGGCGTATTTTTCCTCACATCTGATATTATCGGTCGGTTCCCTCAGTACGATCCTCGCGATCATCTACGCAAAACTCTATATGCCCGATGATTTCATGAAGATATTCCCTATCATCATTGTTTATGTCGGTGCACTTATGAGGCTCATGCCTTCCGTCAAGGAGATAGCGCATCAATGGATGGGGCTTAAAGGCCTTGCTCCACGTATTCGTCTTACCTACGAGACACTGGCTGACACGGAATATGATACGGATGACGGCGGGAAGGATTTCCAGGGTTTAACGGGTGAAATGAAACTGAGCCATGTATCATTCTCTTATCCCACGAGGGCAAATGTCCTCAAAGATATCGATATCACCATACCGAGAAACAGAACGATTGCCATTGTAGGAGAGTCCGGATCAGGAAAGTCAACGCTGGCCGACCTGTTGCTTCGTCTGTACGGGCCCTCATCGGGACAGGTGCTTGTTGACGGGATCGATTATCAGGATTACTCACGCTCTTCATGGCTGAAGCACCTGAGCATGGTGAGCCAGGATACATTCATATTCCATGCCTCTGTCAGGGATAACATCAGGATCGGCAAGCTTGATGCCACAGAGAAGGAGATCATTGATGCGGCAAGGATCGCCAACGCCCACCAGTTTATCGCGGAGCTTCCTGAGAGATACGACACGATTGTCGGCGACAGGGGCATCACGCTGTCGGGAGGTCAGTGCCAGAGGATAGCCATCGCGAGGGCAGTCATAAAGAATCCCGAGATCCTCATCCTCGATGAGGCTACAAGCTCCCTCGACAATATATCGGAAAAGGTGATACAGGATTCATTGAGAGAGGTGGAAAAGAACAGGACGACGGTCATTATAGCCCACAGGCTTTCGACCATCGAGCATGCAGACAGGATATTCGTTATGAAACAAGGTGAGATCGTGGAAGAGGGAACGCATACGGAGCTTCTTGCAAAGGATGGCTATTATAATGCCCTATACCAAAGGGAAAAAGGAGAGGAGAAGGGATGA
- a CDS encoding class I SAM-dependent methyltransferase, producing the protein MMKKIIKIIIDKTGLRGNNGLQKIDSAITKISSMAGASPPWKRNEREYWRSRDMGERHGPENYLQEDNSTYVMFEGGLLKALGENASFLEIGCNAGRNLNYLLKHGYADLAGIEINDASVNIVLKEHFPDLYEKGTFFTGNALDEIKKIPDKRYDVVFSIGVFEHIPYEDKALFNEIARVSKQYIGIITSVRSRLFHYNYEKIFRNLGFTTVEYRLFYGENCNFGLPVEPYNTKRHAFDSKFLRIFIKNRKE; encoded by the coding sequence ATGATGAAAAAGATAATAAAAATAATTATCGACAAAACAGGTCTTCGTGGTAATAATGGACTACAGAAAATAGATTCCGCTATTACGAAAATTTCTTCTATGGCCGGGGCCAGTCCTCCATGGAAAAGGAATGAGCGTGAATACTGGCGTTCCCGTGATATGGGCGAAAGACACGGGCCGGAGAATTACCTCCAGGAAGACAACAGCACCTACGTTATGTTCGAGGGGGGACTCCTTAAGGCGCTGGGAGAAAATGCATCATTCCTGGAGATCGGGTGCAACGCCGGCAGGAACCTGAATTATCTCTTGAAGCACGGTTATGCGGACCTTGCAGGGATAGAGATAAACGATGCATCGGTGAACATTGTTCTGAAGGAACATTTCCCGGACCTTTATGAAAAAGGGACATTTTTCACAGGCAATGCCCTTGACGAGATCAAGAAGATACCCGATAAACGTTACGATGTCGTGTTCTCCATCGGTGTCTTTGAGCATATCCCGTACGAAGACAAGGCGCTTTTCAACGAGATCGCAAGGGTGTCGAAACAATATATAGGGATCATAACAAGCGTAAGATCAAGGCTTTTCCACTACAACTACGAAAAGATATTCCGTAATCTGGGTTTCACCACCGTTGAATACAGGCTCTTTTACGGGGAGAACTGTAATTTTGGTCTGCCTGTTGAGCCATACAATACAAAAAGGCATGCATTTGATTCAAAATTTCTCAGGATATTTATTAAAAACAGAAAGGAATAG
- the pseI gene encoding pseudaminic acid synthase gives MMGYIKIKKRLIGENYPVFIVAELSANHNQRLSTAVKTIKAMKAAGADAVKLQTYTPDTITIDSDKRYFQIKHGTMWDGRTLYQLYKSAYTPWEWQPKLKEIAEDLNLICFSTPFDKTAVDFLEDIKVPAYKVASFEITDLPLIEYIASKNKPVILSTGIATLGDIRSAVNACHKKGNQQIALLKCTSEYPANPKDINLRNIPQLVKQFKTIVGLSDHTVGITVPVAAVALGARIVEKHFILDRKLGGPDASFSLEPEEFKSMVKTIREAEDALGNDQYQITKGMKKSRCFSRSLFVVEDIAAGETFNEKNIRSIRPGDGMHPQYYQKLIGRKAVKNILKGTPLDWKLVK, from the coding sequence ATGATGGGTTATATAAAGATTAAAAAGAGATTAATTGGAGAAAATTACCCTGTATTTATTGTTGCTGAATTATCCGCGAACCATAACCAGCGATTAAGCACAGCCGTCAAAACGATCAAGGCGATGAAGGCAGCCGGTGCAGATGCCGTAAAACTGCAAACTTATACGCCAGATACGATAACCATCGATTCAGATAAACGCTATTTCCAGATAAAGCATGGTACAATGTGGGATGGAAGAACACTTTATCAATTATACAAAAGCGCCTACACGCCATGGGAATGGCAGCCAAAATTGAAAGAGATTGCCGAAGATTTGAATCTCATCTGTTTTTCCACTCCTTTTGATAAAACAGCGGTAGATTTTCTTGAAGACATAAAAGTGCCGGCATATAAGGTAGCGTCTTTTGAAATTACTGATTTGCCTCTCATTGAATATATCGCCTCGAAGAACAAACCGGTTATACTATCGACCGGAATAGCCACCCTTGGTGATATTCGTTCAGCAGTAAATGCATGTCATAAAAAAGGTAATCAGCAAATCGCTTTATTAAAGTGTACCTCAGAGTACCCGGCAAATCCCAAGGATATAAATTTAAGAAATATCCCCCAGCTTGTAAAACAATTCAAAACAATAGTCGGTTTGTCTGATCATACTGTGGGTATTACGGTTCCCGTAGCTGCTGTAGCATTAGGAGCAAGAATTGTTGAAAAACATTTCATACTGGATAGAAAGCTTGGTGGACCTGACGCTTCCTTCTCCCTTGAGCCCGAGGAATTCAAGTCTATGGTAAAGACAATCCGAGAAGCCGAGGACGCCCTTGGAAATGATCAGTACCAGATCACGAAAGGCATGAAAAAGAGCAGATGTTTTTCAAGATCCCTGTTTGTGGTTGAAGATATCGCGGCCGGGGAAACATTCAACGAGAAAAACATAAGGTCAATAAGACCCGGCGATGGTATGCACCCTCAATACTATCAAAAACTGATCGGAAGAAAAGCAGTAAAGAACATATTGAAAGGGACACCCTTAGATTGGAAGCTTGTCAAATGA
- the pseH gene encoding UDP-4-amino-4,6-dideoxy-N-acetyl-beta-L-altrosamine N-acetyltransferase — MIKDLSKNFNIGDVRLISFLNLNGEEKEMVRRWRNSAAISKWMYQDHRISKKEHAAYIKYLATRSDMFCWVVKKKDIYVGVINLKKVDQKNGNAYLGIYTNPDSGIPKPGTLLIDCLKNLSFNILRLHTLKLEVLKNNRTALSFYRRSGFTREGVLHQFVMKGGQWHDVVIMGLINKEGE, encoded by the coding sequence ATGATAAAGGATCTCAGTAAAAACTTCAATATCGGAGATGTGCGGCTTATCAGCTTCCTTAACCTCAATGGAGAAGAGAAAGAGATGGTGCGGCGGTGGAGAAACAGCGCGGCTATATCCAAATGGATGTACCAGGACCACAGGATATCTAAGAAAGAGCACGCCGCCTATATTAAATACCTGGCAACACGCAGCGATATGTTTTGCTGGGTTGTGAAAAAAAAAGATATATATGTCGGTGTCATCAATCTGAAAAAGGTCGATCAAAAAAATGGTAATGCTTATCTTGGAATCTATACTAATCCCGATAGCGGTATTCCCAAACCAGGCACACTGCTGATCGATTGTCTCAAAAATCTGTCATTTAATATCCTCAGACTCCACACGCTTAAACTGGAAGTTCTGAAGAACAATAGAACAGCGCTCTCTTTTTACAGACGATCAGGTTTTACAAGAGAGGGTGTGCTGCATCAATTTGTTATGAAAGGCGGACAATGGCACGATGTAGTCATAATGGGTCTCATCAACAAAGAAGGGGAATGA